The proteins below are encoded in one region of Sulfolobus sp. A20:
- a CDS encoding cytochrome bc complex cytochrome b subunit, producing MVEKEEKGLFDRFMKWLDDRLGIYGHTLRPAPRYAYSIDYWLGGLVLSAFIFEVLTGAMIAIYYTPSDPYTSTTYLISKVPYGALLFSLHSWGAYVMIFLMLVHMTRNFLVGAYRPPREIMWIVGSILAGLTLTEAYLGYSLPYNLISWVATTTGLNLFSYMPFNLGYLISLATVVNPNQPGIMSGVDPLVQRFFVFHWIVGGLIMLFIGLHLYIFEKHGITPPISEVRPGDPELIDEYQDKIRSNPRWEIQPLIRSIGMVVMIFLLTFGLIFFIASIIPFNITISGGTPKYIMPPFNPVEAAQTPPVPDWYFLFIYFFYKSVSPTNASLIFLGWVIITVLFPFIEEYIFRHKAPHPALRPAAIAIGTGFIISFIVNSVWAGLTPGRDIGPIGVEVDGAIFLICFAVIWPLLRYVAQPRVLARMQSSPLTDGGVIVEDKRRLVLNGLTVLGIDLGILAGLIYSLYEVYVLSSNPIVNQFLIGQFLGFSLVLFSISVFINVVMGSGKS from the coding sequence ATGGTAGAGAAAGAGGAAAAGGGTTTGTTTGATAGGTTTATGAAATGGTTGGATGATAGATTAGGTATATATGGGCATACGTTAAGACCAGCTCCAAGATATGCTTATTCAATCGATTACTGGCTTGGAGGTTTAGTGTTATCTGCATTTATATTCGAAGTACTTACGGGGGCGATGATAGCCATATACTATACTCCAAGTGATCCTTATACGTCAACTACCTACTTAATAAGTAAAGTGCCTTATGGTGCGTTACTATTTAGTTTGCATAGTTGGGGAGCTTACGTCATGATATTTTTAATGCTAGTTCATATGACCAGAAACTTCTTGGTAGGAGCTTATAGACCTCCTAGAGAGATAATGTGGATTGTTGGGTCAATATTGGCTGGTTTAACCTTAACTGAAGCATATTTAGGCTATTCATTACCTTATAACTTAATTTCATGGGTAGCAACTACTACTGGTTTAAACTTATTCTCTTACATGCCATTTAATTTAGGCTATCTAATATCATTAGCAACTGTAGTTAATCCGAACCAGCCTGGTATTATGTCTGGGGTAGACCCTCTAGTCCAGAGGTTCTTCGTTTTCCATTGGATTGTAGGAGGACTGATAATGCTCTTCATCGGCTTGCATCTTTACATATTCGAGAAGCATGGGATAACTCCTCCAATTTCTGAAGTCAGACCAGGTGATCCAGAGCTAATTGATGAGTATCAAGATAAAATAAGGTCAAATCCAAGATGGGAAATACAACCACTTATTAGGTCAATAGGTATGGTAGTGATGATATTTCTATTAACATTTGGACTAATCTTCTTCATAGCCTCTATAATACCATTTAATATAACAATAAGCGGTGGAACTCCAAAGTATATAATGCCACCCTTCAACCCAGTTGAGGCTGCTCAAACTCCACCAGTCCCAGATTGGTATTTCCTATTCATTTACTTCTTCTACAAGTCTGTTAGCCCAACTAATGCGTCGTTAATATTCTTAGGCTGGGTGATTATCACTGTACTATTCCCGTTCATAGAAGAGTATATATTTAGGCATAAAGCCCCTCATCCAGCATTAAGACCTGCTGCCATTGCTATCGGTACTGGGTTTATCATAAGTTTTATCGTAAATAGTGTATGGGCTGGTTTAACTCCAGGTAGGGATATAGGACCTATCGGAGTCGAAGTGGATGGTGCAATATTCCTAATATGTTTTGCAGTAATATGGCCTTTACTGAGATATGTAGCACAGCCTAGGGTTCTAGCAAGGATGCAGAGTTCTCCATTAACTGATGGTGGAGTTATAGTCGAGGATAAAAGAAGGCTAGTACTGAATGGGCTCACAGTTTTAGGTATAGATTTAGGGATATTGGCTGGTTTAATATACTCACTTTACGAGGTTTATGTTCTATCATCTAATCCCATAGTTAATCAGTTCTTAATAGGTCAATTTTTAGGTTTTTCACTGGTATTATTTTCAATTTCAGTCTTCATAAATGTGGTGATGGGAAGTGGAAAAAGCTAG
- a CDS encoding cytochrome c oxidase subunit II → MEKARIFELSTIIFAIVILTVLGVFSDIYLNSINTGAYLTTQQRQDAIPIKVIGMQYAWEFVYPNGTVSIDKLVLKANQTYLLEITSKDVIHAFYIPQLGFKFEAIPGYVYDFYIVVNKPGVYDIWCAEFCGPGHYLMKGTLIVVS, encoded by the coding sequence GTGGAAAAAGCTAGAATATTTGAACTATCAACCATAATTTTTGCAATAGTAATACTTACTGTATTAGGTGTTTTTTCTGATATATATTTAAACTCTATAAACACGGGAGCATATCTAACTACTCAGCAAAGACAGGACGCTATCCCAATAAAAGTTATCGGCATGCAATATGCGTGGGAATTCGTCTATCCTAACGGCACGGTCTCGATAGATAAACTGGTGCTTAAGGCAAACCAAACTTATTTGCTGGAGATTACGTCCAAGGACGTAATACATGCCTTCTATATTCCCCAGCTAGGATTTAAGTTTGAGGCAATACCGGGCTATGTTTATGACTTTTACATTGTGGTAAATAAGCCGGGAGTATATGATATATGGTGCGCTGAGTTCTGTGGACCAGGGCATTACTTAATGAAAGGAACACTAATAGTGGTGAGTTAA
- a CDS encoding quinol oxidase subunit 2, with product MSKTSKKLTGKDYAWWVISVLGFFVLFLWIGDFGRLSYLTQSPLTNYVENLWSVTYIAAGGVFAIFMGSIVFLSVRFRAPPEAVTTGVSKRVSVTTYYYMTLFIDLVMGIVVTYEMFTIASQFTIGLLASADLFIFASIIYLIYKLYFED from the coding sequence ATGAGTAAGACTAGTAAAAAATTAACTGGAAAAGATTATGCTTGGTGGGTCATATCAGTTCTAGGGTTCTTCGTGCTTTTTTTATGGATTGGAGATTTTGGTAGACTATCATACCTAACCCAAAGCCCTTTAACTAATTATGTTGAAAACTTATGGTCAGTGACTTACATAGCAGCTGGGGGAGTTTTCGCAATTTTTATGGGCAGTATAGTTTTTTTATCAGTCAGGTTTAGAGCCCCACCTGAAGCAGTGACTACTGGGGTTAGTAAGAGGGTAAGCGTAACTACATATTACTATATGACTCTATTTATAGACTTAGTAATGGGTATAGTAGTAACTTACGAAATGTTTACAATAGCATCACAGTTTACGATAGGGTTATTAGCCTCTGCTGATCTTTTCATATTCGCCTCTATAATATACCTAATATATAAGTTGTACTTTGAAGATTAA
- a CDS encoding DUF929 domain-containing protein, producing MKRVYLVVVILALLIAGILSYYYFFVLPSSAAIPAGVFIKISNEDYAPLGKVAIYVQSWIGCPVGAAASWAIYLLLSHYGKVEYYAHYSDPYDKTASNIPGLIFLNFTPNSSLEFHIAYLYNEYLNATPNGTPIPVSQLVQVGEEELMQDFPAQIAQLIIKYETQVPIKQYGKPSALYVNPPHLNFAILITGPNGTYILTTPLISPKALEGYNISYVMSHLNQIQAIMNGYNELYNAVYKASYDPNTGVSCLLLILDINKVL from the coding sequence ATGAAAAGAGTATATCTAGTAGTGGTTATACTAGCTCTCTTAATAGCTGGAATATTATCTTATTATTACTTCTTTGTCTTACCAAGTTCCGCCGCAATTCCTGCTGGTGTATTCATTAAAATCTCAAATGAAGATTATGCTCCCTTAGGAAAGGTTGCGATTTATGTTCAATCGTGGATAGGTTGCCCGGTGGGAGCAGCTGCCTCATGGGCTATATACTTATTACTATCGCACTATGGCAAAGTCGAGTATTATGCACATTATTCTGATCCTTATGATAAGACAGCTTCTAATATACCGGGGTTAATATTTTTAAACTTCACCCCTAACTCCTCCCTAGAGTTTCATATAGCTTATCTGTATAATGAATATCTTAACGCAACACCCAATGGCACTCCAATACCTGTAAGCCAACTTGTACAAGTTGGAGAAGAAGAATTAATGCAGGACTTCCCTGCTCAGATAGCGCAATTAATAATAAAGTACGAGACTCAAGTTCCAATTAAACAGTATGGTAAACCCTCGGCGTTATACGTTAACCCACCTCACCTAAACTTTGCAATTCTAATTACTGGACCAAACGGAACGTATATACTAACTACTCCATTAATAAGTCCAAAAGCGTTAGAGGGGTATAACATTTCTTATGTAATGTCACACTTGAATCAAATACAAGCGATAATGAACGGTTACAATGAGTTATATAATGCTGTTTACAAAGCTTCTTATGATCCAAATACCGGAGTCTCTTGCTTACTTTTGATTCTTGATATCAACAAGGTATTGTAA
- a CDS encoding class I SAM-dependent methyltransferase, whose product MVDNRPELNRMGLSLRNIDSRYKPIMRMGISIDEMIYVARRLYPMVKASERILEVGCGNGLIGVILSKLLDREVYVIDDWNQVSKDDVMRNIKEDNAKVLLNDFHEGYGLPFDDRSFNLVYSVMFLSNIGREGRLKLGKEVLRVLKNNGLFIVVDTLVFRGKIRKDLEGMFKLKWYGEENGFSFFLWSNNLT is encoded by the coding sequence ATGGTAGATAATAGGCCAGAACTTAATAGAATGGGATTATCACTTAGGAATATTGATTCTAGATATAAGCCAATCATGAGAATGGGAATATCGATTGATGAAATGATATACGTTGCCAGAAGGTTATATCCTATGGTAAAAGCTAGTGAGAGGATCTTAGAAGTGGGTTGTGGGAATGGATTAATAGGGGTAATTTTATCCAAGTTACTGGATCGAGAGGTGTACGTGATCGACGATTGGAATCAAGTATCTAAAGATGATGTAATGCGTAATATAAAGGAAGATAACGCTAAAGTATTACTTAATGATTTTCATGAAGGCTACGGTCTGCCTTTTGACGATCGAAGCTTTAATTTGGTCTATTCAGTAATGTTCTTATCTAATATAGGAAGAGAAGGTAGGTTAAAATTAGGAAAAGAGGTTTTAAGGGTTTTAAAAAATAATGGCTTATTTATCGTAGTAGATACGCTAGTTTTCAGGGGAAAAATTAGAAAAGATTTAGAGGGTATGTTTAAACTTAAGTGGTACGGTGAGGAAAATGGGTTCTCGTTCTTTTTATGGTCTAATAATCTTACTTAA
- a CDS encoding cation:proton antiporter: MNYAVISFVLLSTLLLAFLLTRLKISPVIAYLLGGVLATTYLGVSFNSSYFSILNFLALNLLAFEIGASFDISRARELFRKALSISLVELILITLLSYYFGLYLLHLGPLLSLFLVMASIDTSTSILYKIAGNKLDKNTKDLLIAVASIEDIEVFFLYSIAVAANGSFNPIRIVSVVVEVLVAGLIMYVFAKYFIAGLSIFTLNNVEDESILILFPVALVFLFEYISSVTSIPTTLTMILAGLAFSSISESERVLKLTSPIREFALIFFFLSVGSYLKVSTSILTFVIFSVLILLIKYISFSTASWVTGTTFVKAFTNGLYMLPISEFGIIVSLEALNRGINVYVVYYISVVVVLLSSTIGSIIATRVSIFGRIVSMIYSRSYFLRQLDSAIVWLNRNISKDFSPLSKSLIFRGFIKMLIYMTLPYVLFPLIGSLITSIIDPNRISLFSYFIYAGEIIIALFLLSLFLSEGIQLYLTINNQILEKLVKVKSKLFKLFWLNLTSVSSTFYTIIITIIYIIFEIIPLLYNLPPIFGYITLIASGYIAYRRRNLKTYSFAFSIFSEKNISDKELVKISKKVIKKKINKNDENNLIGSFLRKIIKK; encoded by the coding sequence ATGAATTATGCTGTAATTAGTTTTGTTTTACTATCTACTTTACTATTAGCATTCTTGCTCACTAGGCTCAAGATCTCACCTGTTATAGCTTATCTTTTAGGTGGTGTATTGGCAACTACGTATTTAGGAGTAAGTTTTAACTCCTCTTACTTCAGTATACTGAACTTTCTGGCATTAAACCTTTTAGCATTCGAAATTGGTGCCTCATTTGATATATCTAGGGCTAGAGAATTATTCAGAAAGGCATTAAGTATTTCATTAGTAGAGCTAATCTTAATAACACTACTTTCCTACTACTTTGGACTGTACTTATTACATTTAGGACCTCTATTGTCTCTATTTCTCGTTATGGCTTCGATTGATACTAGTACGTCAATATTATATAAGATAGCTGGAAACAAATTAGACAAGAACACTAAGGACTTATTGATTGCAGTAGCATCGATAGAAGATATTGAGGTATTCTTTCTATACTCTATAGCAGTAGCCGCTAATGGATCGTTTAACCCTATAAGAATTGTATCTGTAGTTGTGGAAGTTTTAGTTGCAGGATTAATAATGTATGTTTTTGCAAAGTATTTTATAGCTGGATTATCAATTTTTACGCTAAACAATGTAGAAGATGAGAGTATTTTAATACTATTTCCGGTTGCTCTAGTTTTCCTCTTTGAATACATTTCTTCTGTAACTTCTATTCCTACAACTCTTACAATGATTTTGGCTGGATTAGCTTTTTCCTCCATCAGTGAAAGTGAGAGAGTGCTAAAGCTTACCTCCCCCATTAGAGAGTTCGCTCTAATATTCTTCTTTCTATCGGTAGGTAGTTATTTAAAGGTATCGACATCAATATTAACTTTCGTAATATTTTCGGTATTGATTCTTCTTATTAAATATATTTCATTTAGTACAGCATCATGGGTCACTGGAACAACCTTCGTTAAAGCCTTCACGAACGGGCTTTATATGTTACCTATAAGTGAATTTGGAATAATAGTATCACTTGAAGCATTAAATAGAGGAATCAACGTATATGTAGTATACTATATTTCTGTTGTCGTTGTATTATTATCCTCTACCATAGGGTCAATTATAGCTACTAGGGTAAGTATTTTTGGAAGGATAGTCAGCATGATTTACTCACGTTCTTACTTCTTAAGACAGTTGGACTCTGCTATTGTCTGGCTTAATAGAAATATATCTAAGGACTTTTCTCCTCTATCAAAATCATTAATATTCAGAGGTTTCATAAAGATGTTAATATACATGACTTTGCCTTACGTACTATTTCCACTAATTGGGAGTTTGATTACGAGTATAATAGATCCAAATAGAATCTCATTATTCTCTTACTTCATTTATGCAGGTGAGATTATCATAGCCTTATTCTTATTATCGCTTTTCCTATCTGAAGGTATTCAATTATATTTAACGATAAACAATCAAATACTGGAGAAATTAGTGAAGGTGAAAAGTAAGTTATTCAAACTCTTCTGGCTTAATTTAACATCTGTCTCCTCAACATTTTACACAATTATTATTACAATTATTTACATAATATTTGAGATTATACCTTTATTATATAATCTTCCGCCAATTTTTGGCTATATTACGCTCATCGCTAGCGGATATATTGCATATAGAAGAAGGAATTTAAAAACATACTCATTTGCCTTCAGCATTTTTAGTGAAAAAAACATAAGTGATAAAGAATTAGTAAAGATAAGTAAAAAAGTCATAAAGAAAAAGATTAATAAAAATGATGAAAACAACCTAATTGGTTCATTTTTAAGAAAAATAATAAAAAAATAA
- a CDS encoding MFS transporter: MPSPFQYKAFRQYTTFSVFAGFSYIQSELTTYWLFFLLFKTEPLLFGSAVIARPLFRIFISYFIGFLSDKYNRAKLFFISRGISASLAIVLALAFLTKSPLIIFLVYYIRILVAEISNNVGYVTYYATMPDDARAKAILYVNVISMSSRIISGAVWYILFNFLNAYDLILVGLVSGLGLIVLKGFNIGGGSKRVKLSTGIDYMKRDEKVRGVILTYAISEGFLYPITYILPLLITLFRGTTQIYGFSQAIYYFIFILSIFVMTKLHNGRNIMIIYLTSCFMTYLLLLSPSISPYLLLASLSFISFSQGVIENFVMAGVKSSTGNEFLGSVLSIEILITSSLEVSLVYIFEYLLSVNYLYFIILGISGVFISFVLWLLHPKLREINP; the protein is encoded by the coding sequence GTGCCTTCTCCTTTTCAATATAAAGCCTTCAGACAATATACTACGTTCAGCGTATTTGCAGGATTCTCGTACATTCAATCAGAACTTACTACTTATTGGCTATTTTTCCTCTTATTTAAGACAGAGCCCTTATTATTTGGTTCAGCTGTAATTGCAAGACCTCTATTTAGAATTTTCATTTCATACTTTATCGGATTTTTATCAGATAAATATAATAGAGCAAAACTTTTTTTCATTAGTCGAGGAATATCAGCTTCCTTAGCTATTGTATTGGCGTTAGCATTCTTAACTAAATCTCCACTCATAATATTTCTAGTTTATTATATCAGGATCCTTGTGGCTGAGATATCGAATAACGTAGGTTATGTAACGTATTATGCAACAATGCCCGACGATGCTAGGGCAAAGGCTATTTTATATGTAAATGTTATTTCGATGTCTTCCAGAATAATATCTGGGGCTGTTTGGTACATTTTATTTAACTTCCTAAATGCATATGACTTAATTTTAGTTGGTTTAGTTTCTGGTTTAGGTCTTATAGTTCTCAAAGGATTTAATATAGGAGGGGGAAGTAAGAGAGTTAAGTTAAGTACCGGTATAGATTACATGAAAAGAGATGAAAAAGTAAGAGGAGTCATACTAACTTACGCTATTTCTGAGGGATTTCTATACCCCATTACATATATTTTACCCCTATTAATTACTTTATTCAGAGGAACTACTCAGATCTATGGTTTTTCCCAAGCAATTTATTATTTTATCTTCATATTATCTATTTTTGTTATGACAAAACTTCATAACGGAAGAAATATTATGATAATTTACCTTACTTCGTGCTTCATGACTTATTTACTTTTATTATCACCCTCGATATCGCCATACCTTCTATTAGCATCACTATCATTTATCTCCTTCAGTCAAGGTGTGATAGAGAATTTCGTAATGGCTGGAGTTAAATCCAGCACTGGCAATGAATTCTTAGGTAGTGTGCTAAGCATAGAGATATTAATAACCAGTTCATTGGAAGTTTCCTTAGTTTATATTTTTGAATATCTATTATCAGTCAACTATCTTTACTTCATTATTTTGGGAATATCCGGGGTATTCATCTCATTTGTATTATGGTTATTACATCCGAAACTGAGGGAAATAAATCCATAA
- a CDS encoding ABC transporter ATP-binding protein: MSVIEVKNLVKRYGDFEVLHGLSFHVEEGSITAILGPNGAGKSTLIKILSGLINRTSGDVSVLGEDPWTSNKLYRKLSVILDKPYLPLYLTVYDVINEVSKEFNYPLSDAKELLDQFNLYNFIKNKVKDLSTGTRQKLQIIFALMKNPDIIIADEPTANLDVTSRYEVYNTFMRLREKLGLTVLISSHIASEILAFSTHVLAINNGVLRFIGKVNNLLRNDFLEEFYIVVDNVSKSVELLNEKFNIEVIGNQIKVKGNLSEIIKVLTDAGIKILYVRNSIIDKSIQGGIGWE; encoded by the coding sequence ATGAGCGTTATCGAAGTAAAGAATTTAGTGAAGAGGTATGGGGACTTTGAAGTTCTTCATGGACTTTCATTTCATGTTGAAGAAGGTAGTATAACGGCAATATTAGGTCCTAATGGTGCTGGTAAATCTACTCTCATAAAAATACTTTCTGGTCTAATAAATAGAACTTCTGGTGACGTGAGCGTTTTAGGAGAGGATCCTTGGACTAGTAATAAACTCTATAGGAAGTTATCTGTTATTCTAGATAAACCTTATCTTCCACTCTACTTAACTGTATATGATGTTATTAACGAGGTAAGTAAGGAGTTCAATTATCCCTTAAGCGACGCTAAGGAATTATTAGATCAATTCAATTTATATAATTTTATAAAAAATAAAGTAAAAGACTTGTCAACTGGTACAAGGCAGAAACTTCAGATAATATTCGCGTTAATGAAAAATCCAGACATTATTATAGCTGATGAGCCTACAGCAAACCTAGACGTAACATCAAGATATGAAGTTTATAACACCTTCATGCGTCTTAGAGAAAAATTAGGTTTAACTGTATTAATATCTTCTCACATAGCTTCAGAAATACTTGCGTTTTCTACGCATGTTCTAGCTATCAACAACGGTGTATTAAGATTTATTGGAAAAGTAAATAATCTTTTAAGAAATGACTTTCTTGAGGAATTTTACATTGTGGTAGATAATGTAAGTAAGTCAGTTGAATTATTAAACGAGAAATTTAACATAGAAGTAATAGGAAATCAGATTAAGGTTAAAGGCAATCTATCTGAGATAATAAAAGTATTAACTGATGCAGGTATAAAAATACTTTATGTAAGAAATTCGATTATAGATAAAAGTATTCAGGGTGGAATAGGTTGGGAATGA
- a CDS encoding helix-turn-helix domain-containing protein produces MIKGQLLLMLLVIPLAFTIVANSSPSVITIYYNGTVEAKLYNVSQFILIGYNVTNLKVVGAQYNLSGNMLYLRNYTYAYALITYKAVFPKGVIQANENGNYSMIILLPINASISYIIPQPSSFTINNNFYNITFYTNKVTILYAFSTALIQKSNESNIELYLIGGLVGSDAILASLIFLVLRRNKTREEVDDQSINVDIVPNILDERDTIVLEAIKMGTNTLADIIRQTGLPKSTAYRRVKKLVKLGYIEEVREEGKIRYVLKKK; encoded by the coding sequence ATGATAAAGGGACAATTACTTCTAATGCTACTAGTAATTCCACTGGCGTTCACTATAGTTGCCAATAGTAGTCCAAGTGTAATAACAATCTACTATAATGGGACTGTAGAAGCTAAACTATACAACGTTTCTCAGTTCATTCTCATTGGCTACAACGTTACTAATCTAAAAGTAGTTGGAGCTCAGTATAATCTCTCTGGTAATATGCTTTATCTAAGAAATTACACTTACGCTTACGCCTTAATCACCTATAAGGCAGTCTTCCCTAAGGGTGTAATTCAAGCGAACGAAAATGGAAATTACAGTATGATTATATTGCTACCTATTAACGCATCAATTAGTTATATTATTCCACAGCCGTCTAGTTTTACAATAAATAATAATTTCTATAATATTACATTTTATACAAATAAAGTTACAATACTATATGCTTTCTCTACTGCATTGATACAGAAATCTAATGAATCAAATATAGAGTTGTACTTAATAGGAGGGTTAGTAGGTAGCGATGCAATATTAGCTTCACTGATATTTCTAGTTTTGAGGAGAAATAAGACTAGAGAAGAAGTTGATGACCAAAGCATAAATGTGGATATAGTGCCCAATATATTAGACGAGAGAGATACAATAGTCTTGGAAGCCATAAAAATGGGTACTAACACGCTGGCTGATATTATTAGACAAACCGGATTGCCTAAGTCTACAGCGTACAGAAGAGTTAAAAAACTCGTTAAGTTGGGTTACATAGAAGAGGTAAGAGAAGAAGGAAAAATAAGATATGTTTTAAAGAAAAAATAA
- a CDS encoding hydantoinase B/oxoprolinase family protein, translating into MTNWEVVHKASEFIAEEMGVMLKKSAMSPNIRERMDHSCAILDKDGNVVAQAEHIPVHLGSFRIGVKNTLKMVNLEEGDMVVLNDPYISGTHLNDVMLLAPIYYGNKLVGYVVNKAHQVDVGGPSPASLNPQASTIYEEGLVIPPVKLVKRGKIDNEIINIIKENFKVPEVSLGDLNAQISANLTGISRVKQLVDKYGLETVLISWEKSIEYSKELSLKEISKWNVGEAEDEDYLELDEIKKIKLKINVTYDGIYADFTGTDRQVNLPYNAVYGVTFSAVSFVIRSLIQKEIPTNEGFYGIINVKAPEGTIVNPIKPAPVGGGNVETSQRIADVTFKVLSHIIPVPAAGSGTMMNVMMGGIHNGVYWAYYETIGGGTGGRPNKDGVSGVHVNMTNTLNTPIEIAERQYPILFTAYKIREGSGGKGKYKGGDGIIRAFKVLDETRLSIMAERFIIPPWGLNGGENGKPGKVTIVRNNGRIENMPSKFSTLLKEGDEVIIETPGGGGYGKYN; encoded by the coding sequence ATGACCAATTGGGAAGTGGTTCATAAGGCTTCAGAATTTATTGCAGAAGAAATGGGTGTTATGCTAAAGAAGTCAGCAATGTCTCCAAATATTAGGGAGAGAATGGATCACAGCTGCGCTATATTGGACAAGGATGGTAATGTAGTAGCTCAAGCTGAGCACATACCAGTCCACTTGGGCTCGTTTAGAATAGGTGTCAAAAACACTTTGAAAATGGTAAATTTGGAAGAAGGAGATATGGTAGTATTGAACGATCCTTACATTTCGGGAACTCATCTAAATGACGTAATGTTGCTAGCTCCTATTTATTACGGAAATAAGTTAGTAGGTTACGTTGTAAATAAAGCTCATCAGGTAGACGTAGGAGGACCATCCCCCGCTAGTCTGAACCCTCAAGCCTCAACGATCTATGAAGAAGGATTGGTAATACCACCCGTAAAGTTGGTCAAAAGAGGTAAGATTGATAATGAAATTATAAATATTATTAAAGAAAATTTCAAAGTACCAGAAGTATCGTTAGGTGACTTAAATGCTCAGATCTCAGCAAATCTAACCGGAATAAGTAGAGTTAAACAACTAGTTGATAAGTATGGTCTGGAAACAGTTTTAATATCTTGGGAGAAATCAATTGAATATAGTAAAGAATTAAGTCTCAAGGAGATTTCAAAATGGAACGTAGGCGAAGCAGAGGATGAAGACTATTTAGAATTAGATGAAATCAAAAAGATTAAATTGAAAATAAATGTTACCTACGACGGCATTTACGCAGATTTCACTGGTACGGATAGGCAAGTTAACCTACCTTATAATGCAGTATACGGCGTTACGTTTTCAGCTGTTAGCTTTGTTATAAGATCCCTAATACAGAAAGAAATACCCACTAATGAAGGATTCTATGGCATAATTAATGTAAAAGCACCAGAGGGAACAATAGTAAATCCAATAAAACCTGCTCCAGTTGGTGGCGGGAACGTTGAGACTTCTCAGAGAATCGCTGATGTCACTTTCAAGGTCTTATCTCATATAATCCCAGTTCCAGCTGCGGGTTCTGGAACCATGATGAACGTGATGATGGGAGGTATACATAATGGAGTATATTGGGCATATTATGAGACTATTGGAGGAGGCACTGGCGGTAGACCTAACAAAGATGGAGTATCCGGTGTTCACGTAAACATGACAAATACACTTAACACTCCTATAGAGATTGCTGAGAGACAATATCCAATTCTATTTACTGCTTATAAAATTAGGGAGGGTAGTGGTGGTAAGGGAAAGTACAAAGGAGGGGATGGAATAATAAGAGCATTTAAAGTGTTAGACGAAACTAGACTATCCATAATGGCTGAAAGGTTTATAATACCACCTTGGGGTCTAAATGGAGGAGAAAACGGTAAACCCGGTAAAGTAACGATAGTGAGGAATAATGGAAGGATTGAGAACATGCCTAGTAAGTTTTCAACATTACTTAAAGAGGGAGATGAGGTCATTATTGAAACTCCTGGTGGAGGAGGATACGGTAAGTATAATTAA